Genomic DNA from Streptomyces sp. PCS3-D2:
CGTTGTCGTTGCCGATGGCCATGGCCGGGGCAGCGGCAGCAGCGCCCGCGCCGACGGCAACGGCGGAAACCGCGGCGGCGGTCATGAACTTCTTGAACATCTTGATCCTTCTGTCGCACGAGTGCCCGCTGATGGAGCGCCCTGGTCAACTGGCCGGTCAGGGCGTTGGTTCCGCTGCTTCACTCAAACGGCCTGCGCGTCCCGATGTTTTCCCCAGCCCGGGTGAGCCGCCTGCGGACACGTGCGCGAAGCCCGTACGCGGCCCCAGTCGCGCCGGTTCCTGTTGCGCTCCGTACGAGGTGTTCCCACGGTGAGTCAAGGAGCGATCCGAACCGGACCGCTCCCGTGTCCCCGTGTCCCACCCGAAGGAACCCCCATGCACCGCACGAAGCCGTCCCGCGCCCGTCTTCTGCTCCCCTCGGCGCTCGCCGTCGTCATACTGACCGGCGCGGCGGCACCCGCGAGTGCGGTCGACTCCGGGGCCGGGGCGGCTGCCCGCAAGGCGGCTCCGGCCGGCCCGATCGACGACCTCCTCAACGGACTTCTTGAGCAGATCAAGGCCCTGCTGCCGGCGGGCGTCACCCTGCCGGAGATCGAGCTCCCGGAGATCGAGTTGCCGGAGATCGAGCTCCCGGAGATCGAGCTGCCCGAGATCACGTTGCCGGAGATCAACCTGCCGAGCCTCCCGGGGGTGCAGCTCCCCGAGATCCCGGGGGTCGAACTCCCCGAGCTGCCGCTCACCCCGCCCGCGCTGCCGGATCCGGCAGCGCCCGGGGAGCTGGTGCCGGAGGTCCCCGACGTGCAGATCCCTGACGTCCAGCTCCCGGAGACAGAGCTCCCGGCCCTCCCGTGACGGGCCCGAAACGGCAACACGGCGACGGCGATTGAGCCGAATAGGTCGGATCGTGCCCGAAGCCGTGTCGTCCGGGAGCGAGGAACGTTTCGCTCGGTGTGAGCCCCGGAGCGGGGCGGAACGTCGAACAGAAGGTGCACCTCCCATGAACTCTGCCAAGAAGGCCGCCCTGGTCCTGGCCACCGCTGGTATCGCCGCGGCCGGTGCCGCCGGCTCCGCCGTCGCCGACTCGTCGGCCGAGGGCGCGGCCGTGGGTTCCCCCGGCGTCCTCTCCGGCAACCTGCTCCAGGTCCCGGTCCACGTCCCGGTCAACGTCTGCGGCAACACCGTGAACGTGATCGCCCTGCTGAACCCGGCGTTCGGCAACACCTGCGTCAACGACTGACGTAGCGCGCACAACCGACCGTGGGCGCCCCGGCCTTGCCGGTGGCGCCCACGGTCTTGTCAGCGGAGGCGGTTCAGCCCTGGCCGCCGTTGAGCTGTACGCCGCCCAGCATCGGCGACGCCTGGGTGGCGCCGTTCGCGAGGCCGAGGACGGTGCCCGGGACGTCGTTGCGGACCTTGTTGACCTTCTGGGCCGTGCCCACGACCTTGTTGACGGTGTCTCCCTGCTCGGCCAGCCCGTTGCCCACGGTCTGCGGAAGGTTCTCGGTCACGGGGGCCATGGAGTCCAGCGTCTGGGTCACGCCGCCGGTCAGGCTCATGGGGGGCATCGCAGCCGTCGGCTCGGCGGCGAACGCGGTACCGGAGGCGCCGAGGGCGGCGACGGAGCCGACGACGACAGCGGCGACCTTCGTGAGCTTCATTATCGAAATCCTCTTCTTTCGTGGACAGAGGCATCAGCGGCGACCGGCGCGCCGCTTTCGCCCTGCGTAACGATTCCCGGGCGCCCTGGAAACGCGAACGCGCGGGTACATGACAGCGGCCGGAGAATCCGATGAGGGATTCTCCGGCCGATATTTCTTCCGATTACCGGTATTGCCGGTCAGGCGATGCGCGAGCGCCGGTACAGAATGGCGCCGCCCAGGATCAGGGCCGAGGCGAGGGCCGCCGCGGCCGCGGGCTGACCCGCGCCGGTCTCCGCCAGTACGGGCGCACCCGCCGGAGCGGGGGCCGGGGCCGGCAGCGGCGCGGGCGCCGGTGCGGGCGCCGGCGGTACGTGGACCGGGGTGCCGCCGGAGGGGAAGGTCGGAGGCTGATCCGCCGGCGGCGCGACCTCGGGGGCCGGGGCCGGGGCGGGAGCGGGTGCGGGTGCCGGGGCGGCCTCAGGGCCTGGGGCGGGTGCCGGGGCGGCCTCGGGGGCGGGAGCCGGGCGGATCACGGGCTGGCTGCCGTGCGGCGGCGCGGGCGGCACCTCCTCCTCGGCCACGGGCGCCGGAGCGGGGAGCGTGTGCGGGGCCTCCTCGGCCGGGGGCTGCGGTGCGGGCGCCGGTGCGGGGAGCGGGACGGGCTGTTCCGCGGGCGGTACCGGAAGCTCCTGGACCGGCTCCGGGACGGGCAGCGGGGCCGGGCGGTCCTCCACCGGTTCCGGCTTCGGGTGCGGGCGCCCGGGCGCGGGCGGGGCGTGGTGCGCCGGAGGAGCGGGGTGGTCGTCGCACTCCTCCTCCTGGTTCCGGTCCTCGCCGGGGCCGCCGTAGCCGCCCTCGTGACGGGGCTCCTCGTGGCGGGGCTTGGCGTGGCGGGGTCCCTCCTTCCGGGGGGCCTGCGGTCCCTGCTCCTCCTGCCGCGGCACCTCCGGCCGCGCCACCTCCTGGCGCGGTACCTCGTACCGCCGCGGTTCGTGGCGCTGCTCCGGTACCGCGTGGCGGCCCGCGCGCTCGTCGAGGTAGCGCTCGAAGGCCTCGGCCTGTTCGGGGCTGAGGTAGCGCGCGTAGTCGTGGCCCCCGTCCGCGTGCGATCCGCCGCCGGTGACGCAGGTGTTCCCCATCGCGGGGTTGAGGGCCGCACCGCCGTCCACGCTGTTGCCGCACACGTTCGGGGAGAACGTGATGGGTACCGAGACGCTGTTGCCGGCCAGCACCCCCGGCGAATGCGAGGCCTCGGCCGTCGCGCCGGTGTGCGCGTAGGCCGCCCCGGTCGCGATCGACAACAGGCTCGACGCGGCTGCCGCCGTGAGCATGCCCTTGCCCAGTACTTGTCGGCTCAGTACCTGTCGCATGGGTCCTTCCCTGTCTACCGGCGGGCGCCGGTGGTGAATCGCAGGTGGCCTCGGAGTGCACCGCCGTGCACTCCGAGGCCACCTGCGAGGAGGTCTGCCCTTGCGGGCGCACGCGCCTGCGTCAGGCGTTGACGCAGGTGTTGCCGAACGCGGGGTTCAGCAGCCCGACGAGGTTCACGGTGTTGCCGCAGACGTTGACCGGGATGTGGACCGGGACCTGGCCCAGGTTGCCGGAGAGGACGCCCGGGGAGCCCACGGCCTTGCCGTCGGCCACCGAGTCGGCCATGGCGGGGGAGGCGGCACCGGCGGCCATCAGGGCGCCGGCGGCCAGCACCACTGCCTTCTTGTACGTCATTTTCTTTCCGATTCCTTCCCGCAGAGGCGTATCCGCTGCAGAATCAACAACGAGCAGTCGAGAGAAAAGAAACCGCGCTTTTTCGGCGAGTGTCCGGTAATTCACCCCGATGCCCCGACGGAATTCGGGCGGCCGATCGGGCGGTGAATTCGAATCATCGTGTTCCGGGTTGCGGATGCGCCCGGCATGCGGCGAGGCCGCCGCGACCCGAAGGTGCGACGGCCTCGCGGGGTGCGGGTGCGATCAGCTGCCGGCGGAGGCGTTGCCGGAGAGGATCGGGATGTTGCTGAGGATGTGCGAGAGAGCCTCGTCGCCCTTGGCCTGGGTGGAGTTCTCGGTGCACTGCTGGTTCTGCGGGCTGGACAGGACCGGGATGTCCTGGACGCCGACGTTGACCAGGGCCAGCACGGACTGGACGTTGGCCTTGGCGGGGAGCGCGATGCAGGGCTTGTTGAAGGAGCCCTGGATGAGCGCCATCTGCGGGCTCATGTTGCCGTAGGTGGCCTGGTTGCCGTAGATCTGGGCGGAGTTGTTGCCGTTGACGGTGTTGATGCCGTTGTCGTTGCCGACGGCCATCGCCTGCGGGGCCATCGCGGCACCCATGCCCACGACCGAGGCGGCAACCGCGGCCGAGGCCATCATCTTCTTGATCATTGTCGTCCCTTTTTTGCAGGATTGCCCGGTAGCGGAGCACTCGGATCAACGGCGGCGCCCCGACGGGGGTTGCGTGGCTTCACCCGGATGCAGCCGTTTCGGGCGGCGCGGTTGACGTTCAGGCGTTCACGCAGGTGTTGCCGAACGTCGGGTTGAGCGCGCCGACCAGGTTCGCCGTCAGGCCGCAGACGTTCACGGGGACGTGGACCGGGGCCTGGGCCAGGTTGCCGCTCGCCACACCGGGGGAGCCGGCGGCGATGCCCTCGGCGGTCGCGCCGCCCCCGCCGTGCGCCGAGGCGATGCCCGCGCCGCCCATCAGCACGGCGACGCCCGCGGCGGCGACGGTGGTGCCGCGCACCAGCCTCTTCTTCATCTGCGTATTTCCTTTCGGTTCGAACAATGGTGCACCTCATAACGACCCGTCCGTTGCGAGGGTGCGTGTTATCGCCCAAAAGGCCGTACGAGCGAGTCCGACGTGATTTCCAGCCCGATTTCTGACAAAGTTCACTCCTGTTTTGTCCCCTTGATCGAAAATGGAGACAGGGTCATGGGTTCCTCCGGCAGAATCCTCGGCGCACTCGGCCTGCTGTCCTGCCTCGCACTTTCCGTGAACGCCCCCGCGCTGGCGGCCCCGGCTCCCGCACCCAAGGAGCTGCCCCGGATTCCGTTCACCCAGCGTTACCAGGCCGTGCAGCACGGCGGGCTGGTCCGCGCCTCCAACTCCGGCATCAGCTGCCGCAGGGAGAAGTCCCCGCAGGCGGAGCCGTGCGCCGAGGTCAAGCGGGGCGCGGCAGGGGTCAACGGCGAGTTCGAGATGTTCTACAGCGAGGTCGACAAGAACCCGGACACCTACAACTCCACCCGGGCCGAGCTCAAGGTCCCGCAGGGCGCGAAGGTCTCGTACGCCCGGCTGTACTGGGGCGGAAACCTGCGGGTGGGCGAGCAGAAGCCGCCGGAGGACAACGGACGGGTGCTGGTCGCCGAGCCGGGCGGGGCCTACAAGGAGGTGCTCGCCGACACGGTGATCGGCCACCGTACGGACGCGGGCAGCGACGCCTATCAGGCCTCCGCGGACGTGACCCCGCTGGTGCGCAGGGGTGGCGCCGGGATGTGGACGGTCTCCCAGCTG
This window encodes:
- a CDS encoding chaplin; this encodes MNSAKKAALVLATAGIAAAGAAGSAVADSSAEGAAVGSPGVLSGNLLQVPVHVPVNVCGNTVNVIALLNPAFGNTCVND
- a CDS encoding chaplin, encoding MRQVLSRQVLGKGMLTAAAASSLLSIATGAAYAHTGATAEASHSPGVLAGNSVSVPITFSPNVCGNSVDGGAALNPAMGNTCVTGGGSHADGGHDYARYLSPEQAEAFERYLDERAGRHAVPEQRHEPRRYEVPRQEVARPEVPRQEEQGPQAPRKEGPRHAKPRHEEPRHEGGYGGPGEDRNQEEECDDHPAPPAHHAPPAPGRPHPKPEPVEDRPAPLPVPEPVQELPVPPAEQPVPLPAPAPAPQPPAEEAPHTLPAPAPVAEEEVPPAPPHGSQPVIRPAPAPEAAPAPAPGPEAAPAPAPAPAPAPAPEVAPPADQPPTFPSGGTPVHVPPAPAPAPAPLPAPAPAPAGAPVLAETGAGQPAAAAALASALILGGAILYRRSRIA
- a CDS encoding chaplin, whose amino-acid sequence is MTYKKAVVLAAGALMAAGAASPAMADSVADGKAVGSPGVLSGNLGQVPVHIPVNVCGNTVNLVGLLNPAFGNTCVNA
- a CDS encoding rodlin, producing the protein MIKKMMASAAVAASVVGMGAAMAPQAMAVGNDNGINTVNGNNSAQIYGNQATYGNMSPQMALIQGSFNKPCIALPAKANVQSVLALVNVGVQDIPVLSSPQNQQCTENSTQAKGDEALSHILSNIPILSGNASAGS
- a CDS encoding chaplin; translated protein: MKKRLVRGTTVAAAGVAVLMGGAGIASAHGGGGATAEGIAAGSPGVASGNLAQAPVHVPVNVCGLTANLVGALNPTFGNTCVNA